In the genome of Syngnathoides biaculeatus isolate LvHL_M chromosome 14, ASM1980259v1, whole genome shotgun sequence, one region contains:
- the faima gene encoding fas apoptotic inhibitory molecule a — MSGDLAGVWEVALSDGVHRIEFEHGTTTGKRVIYVDGKEVLRRDWMFKLVGKETFIVGKLDTKATINIDPVSGFAYEYTLEINGKSLKKYMENRSKVTSTWVLNLDGTDTRVVLEKDTMDIWCNGDKIETAGEFVDDGTETHFTLGEHNCCVKAVSSGKQRDGLIHTLLVDGAEIAECTE; from the exons ATGTCCGGCGACCTCGCTGGCGTGTGGGAGGTCGCATTGAGCGATGGCGTCCACAGGATCGAATTCGAGCACGGGACGACCACCGGCAAGAGAGTCATCTACGTCGATGGAAAG GAGGTGCTTAGGCGGGACTGGATGTTCAAGCTTGTGGGCAAGGAGACGTTCATCGTGGGCAAACTGGACACAAAAGCCACCATCAACATCGACCCAGTGAGCGGCTTCGCCTACGAGTACACACTGGAGATCAACGGCAAGAGCCTGAAGAAGTACATGGAGAACAGGTCCAAGGTGACCAGCACCTGGGTGCTCAACCTGGATGGGACGGATACCAGGGTGGTTTTGG AGAAAGACACCATGGATATTTGGTGTAATGGAGACAAGATTGAAACTGCA GGCGAGTTTGTGGACGACGGCACAGAAACCCACTTCACGCTGGGTGAACACAACTGCTGTGTGAAGGCGGTGAGCAGTGGAAAGCAACGAGACGGACTCATTCACACACTTCTCGTGGACGGAGCGGAGATAGCTGAATGCACAGAGTGA